A stretch of Candidatus Desulfatibia profunda DNA encodes these proteins:
- a CDS encoding branched-chain amino acid ABC transporter permease — protein sequence MSTTWLPCGVYHQNYSQEHAWWQTNFIRGKMILLFLTLFVFIPLLADSYWISICNQIGYTVLGALGVQLLIGYCGQITLGHAAFLAVGAYTSTLLILEFPWPKFMMEYGIAYPLSILIAALVAGIWSVLFGLPSARVKGFYLILTTMAAQFITVDFFISGYVSQIGGRGQAFSLPLGTIKVGPWVIDTDLKIYFMMLVLVIICVMIMANLLRSRVGRAWVAIRDNDISAEVMGINVIKYKLFAFFVAGFIGGIAGAFWISNLAAISPEHFPWFWSLWLVGVILIGGVGSLHGAIFGSIFMVVVMELLQLAVMPLADLYPKLLMDFLFIKEAAFGLAICVFMIFEPKGLAYRWWQIKNYFNLWPFSY from the coding sequence GGAAAGATGATCCTGCTTTTCTTGACCCTGTTCGTTTTCATTCCCTTGTTGGCAGATTCCTACTGGATTAGTATCTGCAATCAAATCGGCTATACGGTACTGGGGGCGCTGGGCGTGCAGCTTCTGATCGGTTACTGCGGCCAGATCACTTTAGGGCATGCCGCATTTTTAGCCGTGGGCGCCTACACCAGCACCCTGCTGATCCTCGAATTCCCCTGGCCGAAATTCATGATGGAATACGGCATTGCCTATCCGCTCAGCATCCTGATTGCGGCCCTGGTAGCCGGTATCTGGAGCGTGCTGTTCGGGCTGCCTTCGGCCAGGGTCAAGGGGTTCTATCTGATTTTAACGACCATGGCGGCCCAGTTCATTACCGTTGATTTTTTCATCTCCGGGTACGTCAGCCAGATCGGCGGCCGCGGGCAGGCCTTTTCCTTGCCGCTGGGTACCATCAAGGTGGGACCGTGGGTCATCGACACCGATCTTAAGATTTATTTCATGATGCTTGTGCTGGTAATCATCTGCGTCATGATCATGGCCAATCTCCTGCGTTCCAGGGTCGGCCGGGCCTGGGTGGCGATCCGGGACAATGATATTTCGGCTGAAGTTATGGGGATCAATGTTATCAAATATAAACTTTTCGCGTTTTTTGTGGCCGGATTTATCGGCGGAATCGCCGGGGCGTTCTGGATCAGCAACCTGGCAGCCATCAGCCCCGAACATTTTCCCTGGTTCTGGTCGCTGTGGCTGGTGGGCGTGATTCTGATCGGGGGGGTGGGATCCCTGCACGGCGCCATTTTCGGTTCGATATTCATGGTAGTGGTGATGGAGCTTTTGCAACTGGCCGTCATGCCCCTTGCAGATTTATACCCCAAGCTTTTAATGGACTTTCTGTTTATCAAAGAGGCTGCCTTTGGCCTGGCCATCTGCGTATTTATGATATTTGAGCCCAAAGGCCTGGCCTACCGCTGGTGGCAAATTAAAAACTACTTTAATCTGTGGCCGTTTTCGTATTAA
- a CDS encoding ABC transporter substrate-binding protein, with protein MSIKTVLSKVFILLLAVALVAGFFPNTEAATINVGALNDMTGATSDVGKDYAMGIAEAIHYVNDNGGINGKQIKLYQFDYGYRVPEALTKYKLFKRLNCVAVLGWGTGDTEALSPTVTKDKMPYVSASYSAHLTDPKKTPYNLFFATDYSSNARAAITAWFNNKWPKHPDYGKRKPKFVCSYHSAIPYCNAPIKAVKDQAELLGFEIGPDQNVTLFAIDTKSQVLAMKDFGADLVWHGNTTMSVAATVRDAYVLGLKADHIANNWGFDENLPRLAGKASEGVMGAAVCAFFGEKVPMMDKVVEYAKKYNPGVPLEKRLIRTVQGWGDVLILWEALKRADKAGDLSGEGILKKGFETMSNFDIGLGASPVSFTATDHRVAGKVPIYEIKDGKFVLVERVDLKGTWPDKWANEWLGW; from the coding sequence ATGAGCATTAAAACTGTGTTGTCGAAGGTTTTCATATTGCTATTGGCCGTGGCCTTAGTTGCAGGATTTTTTCCCAATACCGAGGCCGCAACGATAAACGTCGGAGCGCTCAACGATATGACCGGAGCAACTTCGGATGTCGGCAAAGATTATGCCATGGGCATCGCCGAAGCGATTCACTATGTGAATGACAACGGTGGTATCAACGGCAAACAGATCAAGCTGTACCAGTTCGATTATGGCTATCGTGTGCCCGAGGCGCTCACCAAGTACAAGCTGTTTAAACGACTCAATTGCGTGGCCGTTCTGGGATGGGGAACCGGTGATACCGAAGCGCTTTCACCCACGGTGACCAAAGATAAAATGCCCTATGTCTCGGCCTCCTATTCGGCCCATTTGACGGACCCGAAAAAGACACCTTACAACCTTTTTTTTGCCACGGATTACTCGTCCAATGCCAGAGCCGCCATTACGGCCTGGTTTAACAACAAGTGGCCCAAGCACCCGGATTACGGGAAAAGAAAACCAAAATTTGTCTGCTCCTACCATTCTGCAATTCCGTATTGTAACGCTCCCATCAAGGCCGTCAAGGATCAGGCCGAACTTTTAGGCTTTGAAATCGGTCCGGATCAGAACGTAACGCTTTTTGCGATTGACACCAAGAGCCAGGTTCTGGCCATGAAGGATTTTGGGGCCGACCTGGTATGGCACGGCAACACCACCATGTCGGTGGCCGCCACCGTCCGGGATGCCTATGTCCTGGGGCTGAAGGCCGATCATATCGCCAACAACTGGGGATTTGACGAGAACCTGCCCCGCTTGGCCGGCAAGGCTTCCGAGGGGGTCATGGGAGCTGCCGTCTGTGCGTTTTTTGGTGAAAAAGTTCCGATGATGGACAAGGTTGTTGAGTATGCCAAAAAATACAACCCCGGCGTACCCTTGGAAAAACGCCTGATTCGCACCGTGCAGGGCTGGGGCGATGTATTGATTTTATGGGAAGCCTTAAAGCGCGCCGATAAAGCCGGGGATCTCAGCGGCGAGGGCATCCTGAAGAAAGGATTCGAAACCATGAGTAATTTCGACATCGGCCTGGGCGCTTCACCGGTCAGCTTCACAGCAACGGACCACCGGGTTGCAGGAAAAGTGCCGATATACGAAATCAAAGACGGAAAGTTTGTCCTGGTTGAGCGGGTCGATTTGAAAGGAACCTGGCCGGACAAATGGGCCAACGAGTGGCTCGGCTGGTAA
- a CDS encoding ABC transporter ATP-binding protein: MSNNEPILKINNIEVKYHEVILVIKGVSIEVPKGGIVALLGANGAGKSTTLKAVSGLLKHENGEVTDGSIEFMGQRIERMGAEKIAKMGIVQVIEGRRVFEHLTVEENLKVGAHMKKRGRSVKEGLEMVYSYFPRLKEKRRETAGFISGGEQQMTVVGRALMTSPELILLDEPSMGLAPLLIHEIFKIITRLNHEENISILLVEQNAKLALSVAPYAYVMENGRIVMDDTAEKLMENPDIKDFYLGLTDVGGRKSFRDVKHYKRRKRWLT; encoded by the coding sequence TTGTCGAACAACGAACCGATCTTGAAAATCAACAACATTGAGGTCAAGTATCACGAGGTCATTCTGGTTATTAAGGGTGTTTCCATTGAGGTGCCCAAAGGGGGTATTGTGGCCCTTCTGGGGGCCAACGGGGCCGGTAAGAGCACGACCCTTAAAGCGGTTTCGGGCCTGTTGAAACACGAAAACGGCGAGGTTACCGATGGGTCGATAGAATTTATGGGACAGCGCATTGAAAGGATGGGTGCCGAAAAGATCGCCAAAATGGGCATCGTCCAGGTCATTGAAGGACGCAGGGTATTCGAGCATCTGACCGTGGAGGAAAACCTCAAAGTGGGTGCCCATATGAAAAAGCGCGGCAGGTCTGTCAAGGAGGGACTGGAAATGGTTTATAGCTACTTTCCACGTCTGAAAGAAAAGCGCCGTGAAACCGCCGGTTTTATCAGCGGCGGTGAACAGCAGATGACAGTGGTCGGACGCGCCTTGATGACCAGTCCCGAACTGATCCTTTTAGATGAGCCTTCCATGGGTCTGGCGCCGCTGTTGATTCATGAAATTTTTAAAATCATTACCCGGCTCAATCACGAGGAGAATATTTCAATCCTTTTGGTGGAACAGAATGCCAAGCTGGCCTTAAGTGTTGCTCCGTATGCCTATGTGATGGAGAACGGCCGCATCGTCATGGACGATACTGCCGAAAAGCTCATGGAAAACCCGGATATCAAAGACTTCTATCTGGGTCTGACCGATGTTGGGGGACGAAAAAGTTTTCGGGATGTGAAGCATTATAAGCGAAGGAAAAGATGGCTAACCTAA
- a CDS encoding LEA type 2 family protein, translating to MNKKSKLLTMLSLIVIAALLFGCAGMAAKPTEKNFKAPVVTLDSMEVAHAFGYWYYAKSVEPTKGTAGDVGAPLDLAFTFNIENPNEYPVQMEKITFDVAFEDFDVNTVGSTATQWIPAGKTNQVKVHAHFDVRQTLLSLLVTGGFKLQEKNTNAWAQLEAWWTEIPEYAVPIYVKGGSALFKADGLGKVVSFSANLP from the coding sequence ATGAATAAAAAATCAAAACTGTTGACAATGCTGAGCCTCATCGTTATCGCTGCATTGTTGTTTGGCTGTGCCGGTATGGCGGCAAAGCCGACCGAGAAAAATTTTAAGGCACCGGTTGTCACCCTTGATTCCATGGAAGTTGCGCATGCCTTCGGATATTGGTACTATGCAAAGAGCGTAGAACCCACCAAGGGGACAGCGGGGGACGTGGGCGCACCGCTTGATCTGGCATTCACGTTTAACATCGAGAATCCTAATGAATACCCGGTGCAGATGGAAAAAATTACATTTGACGTTGCCTTTGAAGACTTTGATGTCAATACGGTCGGTTCCACGGCGACGCAGTGGATACCCGCGGGTAAAACCAACCAGGTCAAGGTGCATGCTCACTTTGATGTGAGACAGACCCTGTTAAGCTTGCTGGTTACCGGCGGCTTCAAGCTACAGGAAAAGAACACCAATGCCTGGGCTCAACTCGAAGCCTGGTGGACCGAAATTCCGGAATACGCCGTCCCCATCTATGTAAAGGGGGGCTCGGCGTTGTTCAAGGCGGACGGTCTGGGCAAGGTGGTGTCCTTCAGCGCCAATTTACCTTGA
- a CDS encoding AMP-binding protein, with product MAFFCAPRFGGVEVVDMGLYDFTVYDAIQRNAISFGDKLAWFEAEDGRMITFFQFKEKVDRLAYGLQQAGITKGDRIGVLGKNSLEYFLLYGAAAAVGAIMLPINWRLSADEVSYNLADGEPVAVFADREYQELIKGFQDRLPSVQHYFNLERAGQGFVKFESLMDNAGDVAPADVCNDDGFVIIHTAAVAGNPRGAVLSHGNLLCANLHLNHYLNLTCEDVHLNLLPMFHMGGLMMAFSGFHAGALNVNMSRFDAEKAVHLIEEKNVSIMFDFSPILGSILEQQEKSGKTIHSLKAVIGLETPDTIAKYQQVTGGTFYCLYGQTETSGLATLGRYNDRPGSAGKMILLGQVRLVDDYDRPIAPGQTGEITLKGPMVFKGYWNLPEDNAHTFRGGWHHTGDLGRFDEQGFLWYAGRKPEKELIKPGGENVYPAEVEKVILQHPAIEQTVVFGVPDPRWKEGIKAVCRLKSGQNLNARELIDFVGQRIARYKKPQYVQFVTDFPLLEDGTPDRARIKDLYGGEQ from the coding sequence GTGGCATTTTTCTGTGCGCCGCGTTTTGGGGGGGTTGAGGTTGTAGACATGGGACTTTATGATTTTACCGTTTATGACGCGATCCAACGCAATGCGATCAGCTTCGGCGACAAACTCGCCTGGTTCGAGGCTGAAGACGGCAGGATGATAACATTTTTTCAGTTTAAAGAGAAAGTCGATCGTTTGGCTTACGGCCTGCAGCAAGCAGGCATTACCAAAGGCGACCGGATTGGGGTTTTGGGAAAAAACAGCCTTGAATATTTCTTGCTTTACGGCGCGGCTGCCGCCGTCGGAGCCATTATGCTGCCGATCAACTGGCGACTTTCAGCCGATGAAGTCAGCTATAATCTTGCCGATGGTGAACCTGTGGCCGTCTTTGCCGATAGAGAATACCAGGAGTTGATCAAAGGATTCCAAGACAGACTCCCGTCGGTTCAACACTATTTCAATCTCGAACGCGCCGGACAAGGCTTTGTAAAGTTCGAATCTTTAATGGACAATGCCGGTGATGTCGCGCCGGCGGATGTTTGCAATGACGACGGCTTTGTCATCATTCACACAGCAGCTGTAGCCGGGAATCCCCGGGGGGCCGTATTGAGCCACGGCAATCTGTTGTGTGCCAATCTGCATCTAAATCATTACTTGAATCTGACGTGTGAAGATGTTCACCTCAATCTTTTGCCCATGTTCCATATGGGCGGGTTGATGATGGCTTTCAGCGGTTTTCATGCCGGCGCCCTGAATGTCAACATGAGCCGGTTTGACGCTGAAAAGGCCGTCCATCTGATCGAGGAGAAAAACGTATCGATCATGTTCGATTTTTCTCCGATTTTAGGATCCATCCTGGAGCAACAGGAGAAATCCGGCAAAACCATCCATTCTCTCAAAGCGGTGATCGGACTGGAAACCCCTGACACCATAGCAAAGTATCAGCAAGTAACCGGCGGAACGTTTTACTGTTTGTACGGACAGACCGAAACATCCGGCCTGGCCACGCTGGGACGCTACAATGATCGGCCGGGCAGCGCCGGAAAAATGATCCTGTTGGGTCAGGTGCGGCTTGTCGATGATTACGACCGTCCGATAGCGCCCGGGCAGACCGGCGAGATTACCCTAAAGGGCCCCATGGTCTTTAAAGGATACTGGAATCTTCCTGAGGATAATGCCCATACCTTCCGGGGCGGCTGGCATCATACCGGGGATTTGGGACGTTTCGATGAGCAGGGGTTCCTGTGGTATGCCGGCCGTAAACCGGAAAAGGAACTCATCAAACCGGGCGGTGAAAATGTTTATCCGGCTGAGGTGGAGAAGGTGATCCTGCAGCATCCGGCAATCGAACAGACAGTGGTCTTCGGTGTTCCTGACCCCAGGTGGAAAGAAGGAATTAAGGCGGTCTGTCGTTTAAAAAGCGGGCAAAACCTTAACGCCCGGGAGCTGATCGATTTTGTCGGCCAGCGTATCGCCCGTTACAAGAAACCGCAATACGTCCAGTTTGTAACCGATTTCCCTCTGCTTGAAGACGGCACTCCCGACCGGGCCAGGATCAAGGATCTGTATGGGGGGGAGCAGTAA
- a CDS encoding response regulator encodes MPFKLLIIDDDKQLMAMLYDFLSNLKYDVVSAFDGLEGLKLLETEKQGFDLVITDLVMPKISGNYLILTIKQKFPDTPVIAITGWGAYPEAFAIETQADKVLEKPFELSELDKAIKDLLSPKMTFAG; translated from the coding sequence ATGCCATTTAAGTTGCTGATAATTGATGACGACAAGCAGCTTATGGCCATGCTTTACGATTTCTTAAGCAATTTAAAGTATGATGTTGTCTCTGCCTTTGACGGCTTGGAAGGACTGAAATTGCTTGAAACTGAAAAACAAGGATTTGATCTGGTTATAACAGATCTGGTTATGCCCAAAATAAGTGGAAATTACCTTATTTTAACAATTAAGCAAAAATTCCCTGATACGCCGGTTATAGCCATAACCGGATGGGGGGCGTATCCTGAAGCGTTCGCCATTGAAACCCAGGCTGATAAGGTATTGGAAAAACCATTTGAACTTTCTGAACTTGACAAAGCAATCAAGGATCTGCTTTCTCCCAAAATGACATTTGCGGGCTGA
- a CDS encoding DnaJ domain-containing protein: MVRILLAFLAIAYALIPYDILPDFIVGWGWIDDLIILWLAWQFFNAQKKKRAGYQSYDNSRQAFGNERNKQHSKKKPGAESGFDESSGPIDPYTVLNIERNASPEEIKQAYRKLANQYHPDKVQHLGEEFRKLAEKRFKEIEAAYRQLTKDK, encoded by the coding sequence ATGGTGAGAATTTTACTAGCATTTTTAGCGATAGCTTATGCTTTAATTCCATATGACATTCTGCCCGATTTTATCGTCGGCTGGGGCTGGATCGATGATCTGATTATTCTGTGGCTTGCGTGGCAGTTTTTTAACGCCCAGAAAAAAAAGCGGGCCGGGTATCAAAGTTATGATAACAGCCGTCAAGCCTTTGGTAACGAGCGTAATAAACAGCATTCGAAAAAAAAACCGGGGGCCGAATCAGGGTTTGATGAATCCTCCGGACCAATAGATCCATATACCGTCCTGAATATCGAAAGAAACGCCTCCCCTGAAGAGATCAAGCAAGCCTACCGCAAACTCGCAAACCAATACCATCCCGACAAAGTTCAGCATCTGGGCGAAGAATTTCGCAAGCTGGCGGAAAAACGCTTTAAGGAAATCGAAGCCGCCTACCGGCAGTTGACCAAAGACAAGTGA
- a CDS encoding protein-L-isoaspartate(D-aspartate) O-methyltransferase, with the protein MKRSFLAFLTLTLLPLLLIAATSGDTPQYQKARENMVEYQIRLRGISDPNVLSAMTAVPRHLFVPQALINQAYDDHPLPIGQGQTISQPYIVALMTACLKLKGDQRVLEIGTGSGYQAAVLARIAKEVYTIEIKEKLFETADNLLRSMDFSNVKTRRGDGYFGWPEAAPFDGIMITAAIDHIPPPLLKQLKNHGRLILPLGNPFSYQNLSLVTKNGDDYLIQQITGVLFVPMTGRALSRNSSSRTSSERIK; encoded by the coding sequence ATGAAAAGATCCTTTCTTGCTTTTTTGACCCTCACACTCCTCCCTCTGCTCCTCATCGCCGCAACATCAGGAGACACCCCCCAGTACCAAAAGGCCAGAGAAAATATGGTCGAGTATCAGATCCGTTTGCGCGGCATCTCCGATCCTAACGTCCTTTCCGCCATGACCGCCGTTCCCCGGCATCTTTTTGTGCCCCAAGCGCTTATAAACCAGGCTTACGATGACCATCCCCTTCCCATAGGTCAAGGCCAGACCATTTCTCAACCCTATATCGTCGCTCTCATGACCGCATGCCTGAAGCTTAAAGGAGACCAGCGCGTTCTGGAAATCGGAACCGGTTCCGGTTACCAGGCCGCCGTTCTCGCCAGGATCGCCAAAGAAGTTTACACCATCGAAATCAAGGAGAAACTTTTCGAAACAGCCGACAACTTGCTGCGGTCGATGGACTTTTCCAACGTCAAAACCCGCCGCGGCGACGGCTACTTCGGCTGGCCTGAAGCAGCCCCTTTTGACGGCATCATGATCACCGCCGCCATCGACCACATCCCGCCGCCGCTGCTAAAGCAGCTTAAAAACCACGGGCGGCTCATTCTCCCCTTGGGCAATCCTTTCAGCTATCAGAACCTTTCTTTGGTTACCAAAAACGGCGACGACTATTTGATTCAACAAATTACCGGCGTTCTTTTCGTCCCCATGACCGGCCGCGCCCTCAGCCGGAATTCCTCATCACGAACATCAAGCGAAAGGATAAAATAA
- a CDS encoding prenyltransferase — translation MRLPFLVLPPACVALGAATAAWSGSKINLLYLFIAFVGAVSAHISVNALNEYDDFKSGLDFNTRRTPFSGGSGTLPAKPDKAHVAFITGMISLAITALIGIYFTYIRGLGLLPLGLLGLFIIVAYTRWLTRSPFLCLIAPGLGFGPLMVMGTDFVLTGSYSWTSFVASLVPFFLVSDLLLLNQFPDVEADREIGRHHLPIAIGKEASVKVYGAFLAAAYAAIVVGYLAGVLPSASLVALVSIVLAVSTVKGAARHAGDITKLIPYMGRNVVINIATPVLLAISLFVVS, via the coding sequence ATGCGGCTGCCGTTTCTCGTCTTGCCTCCGGCCTGTGTTGCCCTGGGTGCAGCTACGGCAGCATGGTCGGGCAGCAAAATAAATCTGCTTTACCTTTTCATAGCCTTTGTCGGAGCAGTCTCTGCCCACATCAGCGTCAACGCTCTCAACGAGTATGACGATTTCAAGAGCGGTCTGGACTTCAATACCCGACGAACACCGTTCAGCGGCGGAAGCGGCACGTTGCCTGCAAAACCGGATAAAGCCCATGTTGCCTTTATTACCGGTATGATCAGCCTGGCAATTACAGCCCTTATCGGCATATACTTTACCTATATCAGGGGGTTGGGGCTTTTACCCCTGGGTCTGCTTGGCCTGTTTATTATCGTTGCCTATACGAGATGGCTTACCCGCAGCCCCTTTTTGTGTTTGATTGCTCCAGGCCTGGGATTCGGCCCTTTAATGGTAATGGGCACCGACTTTGTTCTGACCGGTTCATACTCATGGACTTCTTTTGTTGCCTCCCTGGTTCCGTTTTTCCTTGTGAGCGATCTTTTGCTTTTGAACCAGTTTCCGGACGTTGAAGCGGATCGGGAGATCGGCCGACACCACTTGCCGATTGCCATCGGCAAAGAGGCCAGCGTAAAGGTTTACGGTGCATTTCTTGCCGCTGCGTATGCGGCGATTGTGGTAGGATATCTGGCCGGGGTCCTTCCGTCGGCAAGCCTCGTGGCCCTTGTTTCGATTGTTCTGGCGGTATCTACCGTAAAAGGCGCGGCCCGACATGCCGGAGATATAACCAAATTGATACCCTACATGGGCCGAAACGTTGTTATCAATATCGCAACGCCGGTGTTGCTTGCGATCAGTCTTTTTGTCGTCAGTTAA
- a CDS encoding amidohydrolase, producing the protein MPGRLPENFNNWLVEVRRWFHRFPEPAYREEKTAVRICEILDSFGVPFQTGVGKTGVVATLSARRSGAVVAFRSDMDALPLEEANEVPYKSQHPGCMHACGHDGHITIALGVIRWLVERNWPQKGCGTILFIFQPAEEGGAGAKAMLESGIFDTLPVQAVFAGHMYPELPVGNIGIAPEISNAATNSISIRLKGRGGHGAHPHQCIDPIVAGAYLVTQLQTLISRELPPLESAVLTIGRFEAGTASNIIPEEAVLEGTLRTLRPEIREKMITRLQQMVKGVELSHNVNATLQLAPGYPVLINDSKLVKHTRDVAAEVLGADHVHSLLPRMGAEDFAYFCEKWGGIMVGLGCHDPKQGMQHGLHSPHFDFDETVLEVGTRLFGNILTRYLEKFPVRPDLGS; encoded by the coding sequence ATGCCGGGCAGATTGCCCGAAAACTTTAACAACTGGCTGGTGGAAGTGCGCCGCTGGTTTCACCGGTTTCCCGAACCGGCTTACCGGGAAGAAAAGACCGCAGTCAGAATTTGCGAAATACTAGATTCTTTCGGTGTACCCTTTCAAACCGGTGTCGGCAAAACCGGCGTGGTGGCGACACTCAGCGCCCGGCGATCCGGAGCAGTCGTGGCCTTTCGGTCCGACATGGATGCCTTGCCCCTGGAAGAGGCCAACGAAGTTCCTTATAAGTCCCAGCATCCAGGATGCATGCATGCCTGCGGTCATGACGGTCATATCACCATCGCCCTGGGCGTCATTCGCTGGCTGGTGGAAAGGAACTGGCCTCAAAAGGGCTGCGGCACGATTCTCTTTATCTTCCAGCCGGCCGAAGAAGGCGGAGCCGGTGCCAAGGCCATGCTGGAGAGCGGCATTTTCGACACACTGCCGGTGCAAGCTGTTTTCGCCGGCCACATGTATCCTGAACTCCCTGTCGGGAATATCGGAATCGCCCCGGAAATCAGCAACGCCGCAACCAACAGCATCAGCATTCGGCTAAAGGGCAGGGGCGGCCACGGCGCCCACCCCCATCAATGTATCGATCCCATCGTCGCAGGAGCATATCTGGTCACCCAGTTGCAGACGCTCATCAGCCGGGAACTGCCTCCCCTGGAAAGTGCCGTACTCACCATCGGACGATTCGAGGCCGGCACAGCATCAAACATTATTCCCGAAGAGGCCGTTCTGGAAGGGACTCTGCGAACCCTTCGCCCTGAAATACGGGAAAAAATGATCACACGGCTTCAACAGATGGTAAAGGGTGTGGAGCTGTCTCACAATGTTAATGCAACACTTCAGCTTGCCCCGGGCTATCCGGTGCTGATCAATGATTCCAAGCTCGTAAAGCATACCCGGGATGTTGCCGCAGAAGTGCTCGGTGCTGACCATGTCCATTCGCTGTTGCCCAGGATGGGAGCCGAGGATTTTGCGTATTTTTGCGAAAAATGGGGCGGGATCATGGTGGGGCTTGGCTGCCACGATCCTAAGCAAGGAATGCAGCATGGCCTGCATTCTCCGCACTTTGACTTCGATGAAACTGTCCTGGAAGTGGGGACCCGGCTGTTCGGCAACATTTTGACGCGGTATCTGGAAAAATTCCCGGTTCGTCCGGATTTAGGGTCTTGA